From Streptomyces chrestomyceticus JCM 4735, one genomic window encodes:
- a CDS encoding glycoside hydrolase family 18 protein: MPGSIRTRSPRRLIAATTALCTAALAGTLFAGTAAADPTGSAPSATPAAAPAGTQAAGNKVVGYFTNWGVYDRNYHVKNIQTSGSADKLTHINYAFGNVQGGKCTIGDAYADYDKAYTADQSVDGKADTWDAGALRGNFNQLRKLKKLHPNLKVIWSFGGWTWSGGFAEAAKNPNGFAQSCLDLVQDKRWADVFDGIDIDWEYPNACGLTCDTSGREALTNLTRALRSKFGSKLVTAAIAADASAGGKLDAADYKGAAQYLDWYNPMTYDYFGAWDAKGPTAPHSPLTSYNGIPKAGYNTTDTIKKLKDMGVPANKLLLGLGFYGRGWQGVTQDAPGGTATGAAPGKYEAGIEDYKLLKTRCPATGKVGGTAYAKCGTQWWSYDTPETIGTKMAYKNQQGLGGTFFWELSGDTANGELIKAIK, encoded by the coding sequence ATGCCCGGATCCATCCGTACGCGATCGCCGCGCCGGCTCATCGCCGCCACCACCGCACTCTGTACGGCCGCCCTGGCCGGCACTCTGTTCGCGGGCACGGCCGCCGCCGACCCCACCGGCAGCGCCCCCTCCGCCACCCCTGCGGCCGCCCCGGCCGGGACCCAGGCCGCCGGCAACAAGGTGGTCGGCTACTTCACCAACTGGGGCGTCTACGACCGGAATTACCACGTCAAGAACATCCAGACGTCCGGGTCCGCCGACAAGCTGACCCACATCAACTACGCCTTCGGCAACGTCCAGGGCGGCAAGTGCACCATCGGCGACGCGTACGCCGACTACGACAAGGCGTACACCGCGGACCAGAGCGTCGACGGCAAGGCCGACACGTGGGACGCGGGCGCGCTGCGCGGCAACTTCAACCAACTGCGCAAGCTCAAGAAGCTGCACCCGAACCTCAAGGTCATCTGGTCCTTCGGCGGCTGGACCTGGTCCGGCGGCTTCGCCGAGGCCGCCAAGAACCCGAACGGCTTCGCCCAGTCCTGCCTGGACCTCGTCCAGGACAAGCGCTGGGCCGATGTCTTCGACGGCATCGACATCGACTGGGAGTACCCGAACGCCTGCGGCCTGACCTGCGACACCAGCGGCCGCGAAGCACTCACCAACCTCACCAGGGCGCTGCGCTCGAAGTTCGGCAGCAAGCTGGTGACCGCGGCGATCGCGGCCGACGCCTCGGCCGGCGGCAAGCTGGACGCCGCCGACTACAAGGGCGCCGCGCAGTACCTCGACTGGTACAACCCGATGACGTACGACTACTTCGGCGCCTGGGACGCCAAGGGCCCGACGGCCCCGCACTCGCCGCTGACCTCGTACAACGGCATCCCGAAGGCCGGCTACAACACCACCGACACCATCAAGAAGCTCAAGGACATGGGCGTCCCCGCCAACAAGCTCCTGCTCGGCCTCGGCTTCTACGGACGCGGCTGGCAGGGCGTGACGCAGGACGCCCCGGGCGGCACGGCGACCGGCGCGGCACCGGGCAAGTACGAGGCCGGCATCGAGGACTACAAACTCCTCAAGACCCGCTGCCCCGCAACCGGCAAGGTCGGCGGCACGGCATACGCCAAGTGCGGGACCCAGTGGTGGAGCTACGACACCCCGGAGACCATCGGCACCAAGATGGCGTACAAGAACCAGCAGGGGCTGGGCGGCACGTTCTTCTGGGAACTGAGCGGCGACACGGCGAACGGTGAACTGATCAAGGCCATCAAGTAA
- a CDS encoding lactonase family protein, with product MPPQSPQPVEHTGRATTTSGLARRSLLGALGAGVLGAASGLHAPAARALPSPSRPEAAGLRPAFLGTYGNGIISCTYDTTTGALTRRGGFPAVTDPSFLAVSPDGKVLYSLDNSGRQGAVRAFAIGTGGALAPLGQAQSTGGANVTHLSVHPIGRYLLSANYGAGSVAAHRINGDGSVGPRTALVQHTGSGPDPGRQEGPHAHQIITDPLGRYVFAVDLGTDKVYTYRLDTASGTLRPVSEARSVPGAGPRHMVFHPTAPYAYVANELNSTITVYGHQPTTGVLTRGESRPTVPGGSAAAVRNYPAEVAISADGRFLYLSNRGHESIARFAVAEDGSSLRLVDTVPSGGSWPRHISLAPSGTLLFAANQYGKTVGVFTVNRETGTLTASGPPFTTSSLGCALPV from the coding sequence ATGCCCCCACAGTCGCCACAGCCCGTGGAGCACACCGGCCGAGCCACCACGACCTCCGGCCTCGCCCGCCGCTCACTCCTCGGGGCGCTGGGCGCCGGCGTGCTCGGCGCCGCGTCCGGGCTCCACGCTCCCGCCGCGCGGGCCCTGCCGTCACCCTCCCGGCCGGAGGCCGCCGGCCTGCGACCGGCGTTCCTGGGTACGTACGGCAACGGCATCATCTCCTGCACGTACGACACCACGACCGGCGCCCTGACCCGGCGGGGCGGTTTCCCGGCGGTGACCGACCCGTCCTTCCTCGCGGTCTCCCCCGACGGCAAGGTGCTCTACTCCCTCGACAACAGCGGACGGCAAGGCGCGGTACGGGCCTTCGCCATCGGCACCGGCGGCGCGCTCGCACCCTTGGGCCAGGCACAGTCCACGGGCGGCGCCAACGTCACCCACCTGTCGGTGCACCCCATCGGCCGCTATCTGCTCAGCGCCAACTACGGCGCGGGCAGCGTCGCGGCGCACCGGATCAACGGCGACGGCAGCGTGGGCCCTCGTACCGCGCTCGTCCAGCACACCGGCTCCGGGCCCGACCCCGGGCGCCAGGAGGGCCCGCACGCGCACCAGATCATCACCGATCCCCTGGGCCGCTACGTCTTCGCCGTCGACCTGGGCACGGACAAGGTATACACGTACCGGCTCGACACCGCGAGCGGCACGCTGCGGCCGGTGTCCGAGGCCCGCTCGGTGCCGGGCGCCGGCCCCCGTCACATGGTCTTCCACCCCACGGCCCCCTACGCGTACGTCGCCAACGAACTGAACAGCACCATCACCGTCTACGGCCACCAACCGACGACTGGCGTGCTCACCCGTGGCGAGAGCCGACCCACCGTCCCCGGTGGCTCTGCGGCAGCCGTCCGCAACTACCCCGCAGAGGTGGCGATTTCGGCGGACGGCCGGTTCCTCTACCTCTCCAACCGGGGGCATGAAAGCATCGCCCGGTTCGCCGTCGCCGAGGACGGTTCCAGCCTGCGCCTGGTGGACACGGTGCCCAGTGGCGGCTCCTGGCCCCGGCACATCAGCCTGGCGCCGTCAGGCACCCTGCTGTTCGCGGCCAACCAGTACGGCAAGACGGTCGGCGTCTTCACCGTGAACCGGGAAACCGGCACCCTCACCGCCTCCGGGCCGCCCTTCACCACGTCTTCGCTCGGCTGCGCCCTGCCTGTCTGA
- a CDS encoding TetR/AcrR family transcriptional regulator: protein MNNSQQRGPGVPRVARVTERSQARRAELIATGRRLFADTSYDALSMDDIARQAGVAKGLIYYYFKNKRGYYLAIIEDAVAELVRRAASTHDLPPVERVQHTIDGYLRYAQHHQAAYRAIVTGGVGFDAQVLAIRAEVRERLLGTIAHAAWGREDIPALARTALVGWLSSVEGVTLEWIARQELDRETVGSLLVRGLGDTLRLIEEYEPTCPAPTRPSVP, encoded by the coding sequence TTGAATAATAGTCAACAGCGCGGACCCGGTGTCCCACGGGTCGCCCGCGTCACCGAGCGTTCGCAGGCACGCCGTGCCGAACTGATCGCCACCGGAAGGAGACTGTTCGCCGACACCTCCTACGACGCCCTGTCCATGGACGACATCGCCCGCCAGGCCGGTGTCGCGAAGGGCCTGATCTACTACTACTTCAAGAACAAGCGCGGCTACTACCTCGCGATCATCGAGGACGCCGTCGCGGAACTGGTCCGGCGCGCCGCGAGCACCCACGACCTGCCGCCCGTGGAGCGGGTCCAGCACACGATCGACGGCTATCTGCGCTACGCCCAGCACCACCAGGCGGCCTATCGCGCCATCGTCACGGGCGGCGTCGGCTTCGACGCCCAGGTGCTCGCGATCCGGGCGGAGGTGCGCGAGCGACTGCTCGGCACCATCGCGCACGCCGCCTGGGGCCGCGAGGACATCCCCGCACTGGCCCGTACGGCGCTGGTCGGCTGGCTCTCCAGCGTCGAGGGCGTCACCCTCGAATGGATCGCGCGCCAGGAACTGGACCGGGAGACGGTCGGCTCGCTGCTGGTCCGGGGGCTCGGGGACACCCTGCGGCTGATCGAGGAGTACGAGCCCACCTGCCCGGCGCCCACTCGGCCGTCCGTCCCCTGA
- a CDS encoding DUF6230 family protein produces the protein MASVMAEGALAASFAVSGTNFQVTSGKLTSQGLASYVHTDRDVGGKGHPVALLGLGKATLSDICQAAEVKTPLGTVVFKLTAGGDAGQVTADSLVIDAEDLVGDARFGTAQIGRDASTLDQVPGVQGEKGKFGLQAGDIEVAGVRSHAWSATGGNFRLKGLRLDVSLDGKKCF, from the coding sequence ATGGCCTCGGTGATGGCCGAGGGCGCGCTCGCCGCGTCGTTCGCCGTCTCGGGCACCAACTTCCAGGTCACCTCGGGCAAGCTGACCAGCCAGGGGCTCGCCTCGTACGTCCACACCGACCGCGACGTGGGCGGCAAGGGGCACCCCGTCGCACTGCTCGGCCTGGGCAAGGCCACACTGAGCGACATCTGCCAGGCGGCCGAGGTCAAGACGCCGCTGGGTACCGTCGTGTTCAAGCTGACCGCCGGCGGCGACGCCGGGCAGGTCACCGCCGACAGCCTCGTCATCGACGCCGAGGACCTGGTGGGCGACGCGCGCTTCGGTACGGCGCAGATCGGTCGGGACGCCTCCACCCTCGACCAGGTGCCCGGTGTCCAGGGCGAGAAGGGCAAGTTCGGTCTCCAGGCCGGGGACATCGAGGTGGCCGGGGTCAGGTCCCACGCGTGGTCCGCCACCGGCGGCAACTTCCGTCTCAAGGGTCTGCGGCTGGACGTGAGCCTGGACGGCAAGAAGTGCTTCTGA
- a CDS encoding DUF6114 domain-containing protein has protein sequence MLLTTRRPAARLPWPERRAAFRGWRRTRPFWAGLLLILGGAELLLVPLSPLTVLISLGLGGLAAIGIGLALIVAGLFLWLRPAAHHYVSLHALILSVLSFAATNLGGFLLGMGLGIAGSAMGFGWTPLREEAEGDEEGDGDERTTPPLSQKDEDTSGKDDKGRSKTLAVTLPIVLIAVIGTPTEPAHAAPGIPAPPVPPTVTTTMFAPKGFLLAGVTEVQTADGPVKAMVLRMKAASLTDYRLTTRDAGGPQLRLGARSLDLSGNVTLYLTKFSGCLEGLICLTFTPDTLPVPPVVPPFVFMTDVDAEQALVTSDLIVADGLALDAGPGAGTA, from the coding sequence GTGCTTCTGACCACCCGGCGCCCGGCCGCCAGGCTCCCCTGGCCCGAGCGGCGGGCGGCGTTCCGCGGCTGGCGGCGGACCCGGCCGTTCTGGGCCGGGCTGCTGCTGATCCTGGGCGGCGCGGAACTGCTGCTCGTACCGCTGTCGCCGCTGACCGTACTGATCAGCCTCGGTCTGGGCGGACTGGCCGCGATCGGCATCGGGCTGGCGCTGATCGTGGCCGGGCTGTTCCTGTGGCTGCGCCCGGCCGCGCACCATTACGTGAGTCTGCACGCGCTGATCCTGTCCGTCCTGTCGTTCGCTGCGACCAACCTGGGCGGGTTCCTGTTGGGGATGGGACTGGGCATCGCGGGCAGCGCGATGGGATTCGGGTGGACGCCGCTGCGGGAGGAGGCGGAGGGGGACGAGGAAGGTGACGGAGACGAGAGGACCACCCCACCCCTCTCACAGAAGGACGAGGACACGTCCGGCAAAGACGACAAGGGCAGGAGCAAGACACTCGCCGTAACCCTGCCGATCGTCCTGATCGCCGTCATCGGCACCCCCACCGAACCCGCGCACGCGGCCCCCGGCATCCCCGCCCCACCCGTCCCGCCGACGGTGACCACCACCATGTTCGCGCCGAAGGGCTTCCTGCTGGCCGGTGTCACCGAGGTGCAGACGGCCGACGGGCCGGTCAAGGCGATGGTCCTCCGGATGAAGGCCGCCTCGCTCACGGACTACCGGCTCACCACCCGCGACGCCGGCGGCCCCCAACTCAGGCTGGGCGCCCGCAGCCTGGACCTCAGCGGCAATGTGACGCTCTACCTCACCAAGTTCAGCGGCTGTCTGGAAGGGCTGATCTGTCTGACCTTCACCCCGGACACCCTCCCGGTGCCGCCCGTCGTACCGCCCTTCGTCTTCATGACCGACGTGGACGCCGAGCAGGCCCTGGTCACCTCCGACCTGATCGTCGCGGACGGCCTGGCCCTCGACGCCGGGCCGGGAGCGGGGACGGCATGA
- a CDS encoding aldehyde dehydrogenase family protein, which yields MARYANPGAADAVMSYRSRYDHWIGGAYVPPAKGQYFENPTPVTGQPFTEIARGTAEDVERALDAAHAAAPAWGRTAPAERARILNKIADRMEDNLQSLAVAETWENGKPVREALAADLPLAIDHFRYFAGAIRAQEGTLSQLDDDTVAYHFHEPLGVVAQIIPWNFPILMAAWKLAPALAAGNAAVLKPAEQTPASVHYWMSLVADLLPPGVVNIVNGFGVEAGKPLAASPRVAKISFTGETTTGRLIMQYASENLKPVTLELGGKSPNLFFADVSAADDDFYDKALEGFTMFALNQGEVCTCPSRALIQQSHYQDFLAAGVTRTEQIVQGHPLDTDTMIGAQASNDQLEKILSYLDIGQKEGARVLTGGTRAELGGELEGGYYVRPTILEGTNDMRVFQEEIFGPVVAVTPFTDFDHAMTLANDTLYGLGAGVWTRDTNTAYRAGRTIQAGRVWTNCYHAYPAHAAFGGYKQSGIGRETHRMMLDHYQQTKNLLVSYSPKKLGLF from the coding sequence ATGGCCCGTTACGCGAACCCCGGCGCCGCCGACGCCGTGATGTCCTACCGGAGCCGGTACGACCACTGGATCGGCGGCGCGTACGTGCCGCCCGCGAAGGGCCAGTACTTCGAGAACCCGACCCCGGTCACCGGGCAGCCGTTCACCGAGATCGCCCGCGGTACGGCCGAGGACGTGGAACGCGCCCTCGACGCCGCCCACGCCGCCGCGCCCGCCTGGGGCCGCACCGCGCCGGCCGAACGCGCCCGCATCCTCAACAAGATCGCCGACCGTATGGAGGACAACCTCCAGTCCCTCGCGGTCGCCGAAACCTGGGAGAACGGCAAGCCCGTCCGTGAGGCGCTGGCCGCCGACCTCCCCCTCGCCATCGACCACTTCCGCTACTTCGCCGGCGCGATCCGCGCCCAGGAGGGCACCCTCTCCCAACTGGACGACGACACCGTCGCGTACCACTTCCACGAGCCGCTCGGCGTCGTCGCCCAGATCATCCCCTGGAACTTCCCGATCCTCATGGCCGCCTGGAAGCTGGCCCCCGCCCTCGCCGCGGGCAACGCCGCCGTCCTCAAGCCCGCCGAGCAGACCCCCGCCTCCGTCCACTACTGGATGAGCCTGGTCGCCGACCTGCTGCCGCCCGGCGTCGTCAACATCGTCAACGGCTTCGGCGTGGAGGCCGGCAAGCCCCTCGCCGCCAGCCCGCGCGTCGCGAAGATCTCCTTCACCGGCGAGACCACGACCGGCCGCCTGATCATGCAGTACGCCTCGGAGAACCTGAAGCCGGTCACCCTCGAACTGGGCGGCAAGAGCCCCAACCTCTTCTTCGCCGACGTCTCCGCCGCCGACGACGACTTCTACGACAAGGCCCTCGAAGGCTTCACCATGTTCGCCCTCAACCAGGGCGAAGTCTGCACCTGCCCCTCCCGGGCCCTCATCCAGCAGAGCCACTACCAGGACTTCCTGGCCGCCGGCGTCACCCGCACCGAGCAGATCGTGCAGGGCCACCCCCTGGACACCGACACGATGATCGGCGCCCAGGCATCCAACGACCAGCTCGAGAAGATCCTCTCCTACCTCGACATCGGCCAGAAGGAAGGCGCCCGCGTCCTCACCGGCGGCACCCGCGCCGAACTCGGCGGCGAACTGGAAGGCGGCTACTACGTCCGCCCCACCATCCTCGAAGGCACCAACGACATGCGCGTCTTCCAGGAAGAAATCTTCGGCCCGGTCGTCGCCGTCACCCCCTTCACCGACTTCGACCACGCCATGACCCTCGCCAACGACACCCTCTACGGCCTCGGCGCCGGCGTCTGGACCCGCGACACCAACACCGCCTACCGCGCCGGCCGCACCATCCAGGCGGGCCGCGTCTGGACCAACTGCTATCACGCGTACCCGGCGCACGCCGCCTTCGGCGGGTACAAGCAGTCGGGCATCGGGCGGGAGACGCACAGGATGATGTTGGATCATTATCAGCAGACGAAGAACTTGCTCGTTTCGTACTCACCGAAGAAGCTCGGGCTCTTCTGA